In Actinomycetota bacterium, a single genomic region encodes these proteins:
- a CDS encoding peptidylprolyl isomerase, which translates to MSLQTGTTVSVLYRGTLDDGTEFDSNDRTSPLEFTLGQNQVLPAFEQAVLDLQSGSSVTITLAPEEAYGPHYPEALQVAPLAAFLEPPEIGCLVRLVSDDGQHLAATVTEINEDGVVLDFNHPLAGKSLTFTIELLEVVCTEEK; encoded by the coding sequence ATGAGCTTGCAGACCGGAACTACCGTAAGTGTTCTCTACCGAGGCACCCTGGACGATGGAACCGAATTTGACTCCAACGACAGAACAAGTCCACTCGAATTCACACTGGGGCAAAACCAGGTTCTCCCCGCCTTCGAGCAAGCGGTGCTCGACTTGCAGTCAGGGTCGAGTGTCACTATCACCCTAGCGCCGGAAGAAGCATACGGACCACATTACCCCGAGGCGTTGCAAGTCGCCCCTCTCGCAGCCTTCCTTGAGCCCCCGGAGATAGGCTGCTTAGTGCGGTTGGTCAGTGATGACGGGCAGCATCTCGCGGCGACTGTCACCGAAATAAACGAAGATGGTGTGGTTCTCGACTTCAACCACCCCTTGGCAGGCAAGAGTCTGACGTTCACGATAGAGCTGCTTGAGGTCGTGTGTACAGAGGAGAAGTAG